The Diospyros lotus cultivar Yz01 chromosome 11, ASM1463336v1, whole genome shotgun sequence region TGCTTGGCTCTCCTCCAGTCCTGCGACTCCCTTGCCAGACTCATCCAACTTCAAGCCTCCATCCTGAAATCGGGCCTTCACGGCAACCTGCTCGTCCTCACCAAGTTCGCCTCCACGTCCTCAGATCTCGACGCCATCGACTACGCTTCCCGCTTTCTCTTCGCCTCCGAATCCGATACTCTTCTCTACGATGCTTTCTTTTTCAACACGGTTATTCGAGCGTATGCTCGGACTGGTCACGCCAAGGACAGTGCCATTTTTTATTACAAACTCATGCTGGGGAATGGAGTTTGGCCTAATAAATTCACGTACCCGTTTGTCCTCAAGGCGTGCGCGGGACTCGGAAGCTTGAAGCTGGGGGAACAAGTTCATGGGTCGGTGGGGAAAATTGGTTTTGATACCGATGTTCATGTGCTGAACACCATGGTTCACATGTACTGTTGTTGTGAAGGGGGAGTCGGGTTTGCCCGGAAGTTGTTCGACGAAATGCCCAAGTCAGATTCGGTGTCGTGGAGTGCTATGATTGGTGGGTATGCTCGGTTGGGCATGTCGGGTGACGCGGTTGGATTGTTTAGGAGAATGCAGATTTCTGGGGGACGACCCGATGAGATTACCATGGTTTCGGTTCTGTCTGCTTGCACCGACTTAGGAGCGCTAGAGCTTGGGAAATGGCTGGAGTCTTACATTGACAAGGAAAAGGTTCCTAAAAGCGTGGAGCTTTGTAATGCACTGATAGACATGTTTGCCAAGTGTGGGGATGTAGATAAAGCATTGAGGCTGTTCAGGGACATGGGGGAGAGGACCATTGTTTCTTGGACTTCTGTGATTGTTGGCATGGCAATGCATGGCCGTGGCTTGGAATCTGTTTCTTTGTTTGAGGAGATGAAGGAAGCTGGGACAGCTCCAGACGATGTTACCTTTATTGCCTTGCTTTCTGCTTGTAGCCACTCTGGCTTGGTTGAGCAAGGTTGGCAGTATTTCAACTCAATGACAAAGGATTTCGCCATTTTGCCTAAGATGGAGCACTATGGCTGCATGGTGGATCTATTAAGCAGGTCCGGACTTGTCAAAGAGGCACTAGATTTTGTTAAGAAGATGCCTATTGAACCGAACCCAGTAATTTGGCGAACCCTAGTTGCTGCTTGTCGTGCCCATGGAGAGCTCAATCTTGGTGAAAGCATCACAAAGCAGCTGATAAGAAATGAACCTATGCATGAATCGAACTATGTGTTGCTTTCTAATATTTATGCGAAAATGTACCACTGGGAGAAGAAAACCAAAGTAAGGGAGGCCATGGATAAGAAGGGAATGAGAAAGATCCCTGGCAGCACCATGATAGAGTTAAACAGTGAAATCTATGAATTTGTAGCGGGAGATAAGGCACATAATCAGTACAAGGAGATCTACAATATGGTGGACGAGATGGGCAGGGAGATGAAAAGGGCCGGATATCTTCCTACTACGTCAGAGGTGTTGCTGGACATCGATGAAGAAGACAAGGAAGACACTTTAAATTTGCACAGCGAAAAGCTGGCTATTGCCTTCGCTCTTCTTAAGACACCGCCTGGAACTTCTATTAGGATCGTGAAGAATTTGCGAGTTTGTGTGGATTGTCATTCTGCTACTAAGTTCATCTCGAAGATCTATGATCGAGAAATAGTGGTCAGGGACAGAAATCGGTTCCACCATTTCAGAGATGGCATATGTTCATGCAATGATTTCTGGTGATTATCAACTGGGAACTAAACGACTGTTGGTTATCTGATGGTACAATCATTCACTCCTGTCTTATGATCATTGGCTTGGATGGTTTTGTCTGTTGAGTGTCCATGGAGTTCATTCACTAAAGTTTATGATCTTCTTAGGGACAAATTATTAAACCAAATATTGACCAAAAGTGATATCTGGATTGGGAATTTAGGATGCAGCATATGTTGGATAAAACATAAAAAGCCAATAACTCTACTGAGCAAGCAATTCTAGGAGATGCTTTCGACCGAATTGATACTTTGGCTTGATTTCATTGTTTGGCAATCACCATCGTTCATGATTTGTAATGGAAACTTCTTGATTCTTGAAACTTCTTGCACTTGGAAGATGCTGCTGGGTTATTTGGCTTTGGTGATCAAAGAACAAACAAGCAAGCAGGCCTCAGAGATATGACTTGTTTAAATTCATAGTTCATAATCTTGCACCATCTTTAAGGATGCCAAAAAACTTGAATCAAACTAGTCCATAGTTTTTTGTTTCTAGTTTTAGTTCTCATTGCTTTCAGTTTAGTTTTCATTCCATTTTTctatctaattttcaattgcatttCAATAAGGGTATGTTTGATTGGccacatttttttatagaaaatggctatttttttacctaaattctaACTTTTGTGGTGTTTGATTGTCTAATTTTCTAGGTAAATTAAATTCTCACTTAAAGGTCACGTGACcctcttttctcatttttgctgTAAAATGAATTCTTAGGAAGGGGGGAAGAGAAATTGTTTTCTAGGCTGGAACCATCGATCTGCAGCACGATATTAGCCCTCATCGCCCGATAGCTGATGTATTTCTACCTTTCCTCCATGAATCGTCGCGCCGCCACCGAGTCCAGCATCAACTCCCCGTCGTCAATGCAGTCGTCGACCTGCCTGTTGCACGTCGAGACACTGCGAGCACGCAGGGAGTCCACGTTGAAGCGTGCCATGGTGGCTAAGGCTGCAATGCCGTAGTCAGAGTCATCGGCGCGGGACACGGTCACCATTCCAAGCAGACGAGGAGGGGGATGAGCAGGAATCTGGCCCAGAAAACCATTTGAGAGATCCAAAGaagtgggtttgagagagaggaaggagagagagagatcggtaGCGAAGATGGCAGCGACGGGCCACCCCCCTGCCCTTCGCTCTTAACCTCGTTCTCACCGATCTCACTCTCTCTCGCCGAATCTGTGGTGGCTCTCATGATTTTGGATGAGTGGTGATGGCTTCTGTTGTTGCTGTATGTTGACGATTATTTGATGCTCTGTTCTTTGTGATGCTCCAAGAGTTCTTTGTGATGCTCTGTTCCTCTAAAATAAAGCAATGGCTACTGCAACCGGCAATGGCGACGGTGATGGGTGCTATAACCGACAATGGTGGTAGCCATGGACGCTGCAACCGGTGATGGGCACTGCAACTTGTTGGGTGTGTGTATGGATGGCAGTGATGGGATCTGCAATCAGCTTGCTGGGATCTGCAACCGGTTAGGGAGAAGAAGtggttttttgaatattttgtataatatatttgatttatttttagataatttctaagtagaaaattaaactaatcaaacgcattcaattgatattttttctataatttaattctagataatttaattctctggaattcattttctttccatccaaattctaccattgcaatcaaacgcaccctaagtgAAAACTTaacatattattgataattttcaaGAACTACAGCCTTCAAAACGAAATGAAAAATATAcacaatttttattagtttcaatttcttcaaaagttcttaaatttttaaaaatataaataaacaatctCACTATagtctattttttgtttttattttaaaaaataataaaactgaaAAGGAAGCGACTAGCTTTGTCCTACTGGCAACTTTTGAGTTGAGTAACCTACTATTGTAGCAAGAAGGTAACCCAACAAACCTACATCACCTAAAAGACAATTAACCAACCAGAGTAAAAGCTTAACAAAGCATGCTTGTAAAATGAATAGAAAAAGAATCCATTACAAGTAGGGGCTGTGCTAGTGTTAATTTGAGTGATGGACTTTAAGTACCCTAGGCACTAGAGAAACAACTCCAAAAAGGAAGTCATTTATGACGTGGTCCAAGTTCTAAAGCCATCTCAAGTTCTAACACCCTGTCAAATGCTTATCAGAAAGATTGTGAACAACCTTTTCAATGCCCCCTTAGTTGGGGCATGAAAAGCATTTGGCACCTTTctatataacaacaacaatcacgAGCCTAATCTGAGATGGTCACACAAGTGTCATTTTCACATCAGCGCTTCTTAGGTAATCTCTTTCtaatcttcaaaaaagaaaaaattactaCGAGCAACATTATGCAAGGCATTGAACTAACAGGAGCAGAACCACAAGCAAGCACAGATACCATACCATACATACAACAACAGTTTTCTCTACCTCCCATTGCCCCTTAATCACCATCATAATTGGAAGTTCAATGCCCCAACCTAAGCTATAgcatcaaatttaaattttatgaacGACATTCCAGGTTTTGCtcctaaattctaaaatttcagaaaatgtTTCTTGATATGGCAAAATATGTCAACCAAGTGCCAAGTGCTTGGCTCAGAATCTCAAGTCAAGATCCATCAATAAGGAGAGAAATCACAAGTTATGTTTAAGATATACATGCAAAAGAAGGGTACCCTGATGGAGGATAAAATCTACACTCAAGAAATGTGATACCTAGAGCAAAACGGATAATATCAGCATCTCAGTCTAAATCTAGTGGTGCTCCATCTCAACAAACCATGTCAAGTAATTGGTCTTATGTCAAAATTGTTCAGCAAATTACCGTTTAAATTCCATTTATTTTACTTATCCGAAATAATCACTGCTTTTTAATTGTCCGGTGATAAATTTCTTCAAGCAAAAACCATAAACCCTTGACCTGAAAAAGATCACATCATCACACATTCAATATCAAATAATGAGAACCAGAGCAATGCCTACTACAGAAGCAATCCAAatatgaagaaagaaagatatatAAGTAACAAGGCTCTGAAAGTTCACCAACAGGTGGTTCCACATACACTCAAAAAAGTATTAAAGAACAGGAGCCGGAAACGAGCGTACACAAATGTTTAAACCTAAATATGGGAAATCTGAGATTCTTACTCAACTAAAATTACATGAATTTGGCTGGCTTTATAAGCAACAGATCGGACCTCGTACCCTGAATTTCAGCAAGAAAAAAGAGTCCTGGCTAGTAGACTAACAGATAATGGATAGGTTACACCCTCTCAAAACCCAAGTCCAAATTCATCCAAACACTGCATGCATTTCTTCATTCCTACTCTCCCTCTTGACATTATTTTGCTACCCTGCTccttaaaatgaaattttttctgaACTTTTGAATTAATGATAAACAAATTAGGCCTGGGAATCACTCTTCTTCCCGGCTCCATCCcctccttctctctcctccAACAATCTCCCAGACTCGTCGTCAGCCTGCTGAGCCTTCTTCTGTGCTTCCTTCGCCTTCAAAGCCTGCAACTTGGAGTGATTGTAATATGCAACTCCCAGAAAAGCAAGCCCATACCCAAACAAATTGACAGGGGTCACAGTGTCCTTAATCACCGACCAGGAGAAGGCAATCAACAACCAATCCTTCACAACTCCAGCCACATTCATCGTCAACGCCGAGGTCTTCCCCACCAGCAAGAACACCGCCAGATTCAGCGCGAAAGCGCAGAGCGAATTGGTCCCAAATATCACAAAATCGAAGTGGAAGCTAGAGGACTCTTTCAAAACAGGGAATTCAACGAAAATCCACGGCACAAACAGGAAAACCAAACAACACGGCGCAACATAGTACAGCGACGTGATCGGATTCAGCGTTATACCTTTGGAGGTGAGAAGGATCTGGATCATCACCAATCTGGTGGCCTCGAACGCCACCGCCCCGAGCTGCAGCATAACGCCCCACGAATCGAACTTCGCCTCGCCGTAGGCGGCGATCGCCACGCCGATCGAGATCGAAATCATGTTCGCCATCGTGTCAGTCTTGAAGTTCTCCTTCTTAAACGTAATGCCGATTGTGTAGACTGCCACAGGCATTAGGGCTTTAAGCATCTGGATGAAGGAAACGGACAAGTAGATGTAAGCGGAGTTGGAGAGCCAGAGAGAAAGCGAGTAGAGAGCTCCGATGGGGAGGACGGAGGAGAGGTAGAGATCGCGGGACATGGAGACTGGCTCGACGAGCTTGAAGACGCGGACGCAGAGGACGGCTAGGGTAGAGCAGAAGGTCATGTGGATCATGGTGAGGGAGATGGGGAACGGCCAGTTGTACAGCTTTCGGTCGAGGATGTACTTGTTGTAGACGATGACGGTGAAGCTGAGGAAGATCCAGATCGCGACGTAGGTGTAGGAGAGCAGGATCTTCTTGATCACGCCGTTCGAGAGCGCGCCCCCTTTCCCCATTGCGGTGGTCTTGCCCGCTCCGGATTGGGAAACCCTCGCGGCGCACGATAAGCAGGAGGCCGCCGCGCACGACAAGCAagcgaagatgatgaagaagaaggagaagcagCGGTGAGAGGGAGAtagagataaagagagagagagagagaggggctgAAAAGTCTGTGGAGAGGAAAACGCATAGAATGGTTAAAAGAAGAAGACAGGTGAAGGATTGGAACCTTATTGGGCCTAATGGGCTTTTTGAGCATTGGGCCTCGTGGGACCCACCATGGCCCACTAGCGTTCCAGATCTAAGTTCCAACCTGTTAGATTATTGGCTTGCCAGCTGGAGGGCATCCTAGTCAAATTCCTCCACTTtccgataaaaaaaaaaagaaaaatcattttttcttcattcttacATGGTAAATTTCTTTTCTAATTACATTTATACCTTTAAAGtttagaaaaattacaaaaattactttgaacttttgaaaactatgaatattttaatatttaaatattatgttacAATTTTACCACTATTGTTAATTAATCttactcatatattaaaaataactaaaatacctttacacttacttttttttctatcccttattaaatttttatctttacaaACGCAAGCATTTAATTTCGTCAAAAATGAACTCTCTCCCATCAAATAATTTGATGattgtaataatttattaaataatttaataagtgtattattttggaaaaacaattgtaatatttttttaaatttgaagttTGACGGGGTGGAGTCACGTGAGCGTTCCCCCGTTGCTGATCTAAGTAGCGTGTCGTGCGTGTGTTGCTCACGTGACGCTAACTGTCCAAGCATACGTTACGCGAAATAAAAGTgaaatatattgatatttttgcatGCAATATGCACTCATTAAatactcaaaatatgaaagacaGAGACAAAAACAAAAGCGTTACGGTCCATGAATTATGCCATTCACACGTTATACGACTGGaatatcatatttaatattttaataaaataatacaaaataagggtaaaatcgttattttatataaataaaggaGTGAAGTTTAACTTCCCTTTGTTTCAAAGAAAAGTAAACCAACTTTGTGGTTAACTTTTCCTGTTTTAAGGATTTGGTAATCAATATTACTAAGTTTTCCTTTAAGGATTAAGCAATCTCACTATATTATACTTAGGATACATGTTAAGTGATTAGGTCATGATAAATTGAGATTCACACCAATAAATCGTGACTTCAGCTCTTTGTCATGCGCAGTGTGACAAAATTTTCACCTGCGATTTACTTCATCTGTTGAAATCTAGAGCATGAACGATGGGAGATCGCGTAAGAACGATAATACTAAGTAATCTCATTGACATCAATTGGACAGGAATTTTGCAGTGAGACAAATTCTCTACTTGTAATTTATCTCTTATGTCGAAATCGAAGACATGAGCGACGAAGGATCGTGCAAAAGCGATAACCCTAAGTAATTTCATTAATATCACTTGGATAGGAATTTCACAAAACCTTTTActattcttaattaataaaagtagtTAACAATAATTTACATCTATTCAAGAGATTAGATCTCGAATTTTGACTTGCAATTCATTTGTTCGACCGTCTCAGACCGAGTCTGATAAGCTGTAAGTTTTTTAGATGACGAGACCGTCCCAATCGAAGATTATGTGATGATGAAGAATCTCtgaattttttatgttaaaaaagtaattaacaaTTATTTTGTATAGTTTATGGTTATAAAAATAAGTTTCTTATCAATTCAGCCGGCAAAGGGCAGGGCTTTGACTCAGTAGTGAGCAGGTAGACAAACATGTGATAGCATATTGCTTATTGGGTGAGGGGACACATGCTTGGTCGCTTCCAAAgtaaattatttctttctttttactcTGGGCAGGTATTATATGCCTAATTATATTTTAagcccatatatatattactagaGTTGTTAGTTGTGCCCTAAGTACGTTAACCCCATTACTAACTCCAACATACTTTATGCAAAATTAAAGTgaaatttattatcaaaatattattttacatttatatcgCAATATTTTTACACACataattattgataattttttaattaaagggaaaattcatcaatttttgtataaaaaaattggtATTATAGGAAAGTAAAATACAACCTAATGTGTAAAGGAGTGAAGTGcaacttttctttcttcaaatttgTTGTGTCCAAACACAAAATAGGTCAAAGAGGAAGAAGTCCTAAAAAGAAAGTCAGGAAAACCTTTccaatagaataattattgAGAAACTAAGAAGTCATTCCCGAGTACCTAAGAGATCTTTTAGAAGTCTTTTCCAAGTTCAAGAATATATCAATTCATCTACAATATCtttgcatataaatataaaatagatggtcttaaaatatgtaaatactCTTCCATCtattaacttaaatttttataaataataaattaattcatttgATCGAGATAGAAATATGATTAGaactttattcaaattataCTTATCTTGCTCTTATATACTCTTTTGCATAAACTAATATATCTATCAAAGAGCTTGTGCTAGAGACATCCTATGACCCTAACTGCTTTCTCTTTTACAGGTTTTTCAGAGATCAAATATTCAAGACAAACACTTTTTGCAGTTACAAATTTATTGCTGTATCAcgacaataataaaattaaaaattaacaaattttggGATTAAGTTATTTTCTGAAAATGCTATTTAGagacttaattttaaaatttaaaatcgtATTTATGCTTTAATACATTCTATTAtacattatattaatataaatatataatataatacataaatacactTATGGCTACAAATAACAATTTCATTTATCTCTCGACATGTATCAAAGTGTGGAAGAAGCAAAGAAGTTTCCTCATCAGTttcgttatttttttttattaaaaaataaacttctTATCAATTCGTCCGGCCGGCGAGGCCTTTGGCTGAATAGGTGGCGCATGTGATGGCATTTTGCTTATTTGGGTGTGGGGACAAATGCTTAGTTGcttctaaattaaattattttactttgggCTTGGGCAGGGGCAGGTATTATTATATgtctaattatattttaaacttgTGTGTggatatatatctatatataggGCTGGCTCAAGGAAGGCTAGTGAGGCAAGTGACTAGGACCCCCAAAATAGGGGTGtcccaaaaaaaatttcaaaagccAGCTATTATTGTCTAAAATTGttctaattttaattgataattaaaaagaaagaaaaataaataattataaaaaattaaaatttaaaatattttttttattttttattaaagggTTGGGCCCCTAAATTATTAATGGCCTAGCCCCCTAACACCTCAAGCGGATCCTGTCTATATACATACACTTTGGGGGACTAAAGGTCAAAACATTAAGTGTTAAACTCTTATTATAGTGGGATTTTAATTCTTAATAGTGAATTCAAATGGTTAAAttagtatttgatatttaaaaagtGGGTAGTAAAAGAGAGAAATTAGTAAGTATTTAGATGTTAAGGAGTACCCTTTAAGAATGCTATTGTTTATATAGTCCTATCAAGAAAGGATTTGAGCGAAATCCTCAATGagatttttctttgtaatttttggacGAGACTCTTAAGCATATTTGATTTGTGTCTTCTATATCAATCACAAGATTTTGAATTGTTCTACAGCCCAACGGGCCTACCGAGCGGCTCATAGAGAGGGGGCAAAAAAACGATTTTGCCCtcgcccactttgcaaatttgcaaagtgggccacTGCCCCCCTCGCTCTGTGTGTCTTCCTTGCTTGCCATGGCCACTACTCGCTTCTCCGTCGCGCCTCGTTGCAGTCGCCCAGCCTCGCCTCCGTCGCCATTGCCGCCTCGCCTCATCGACAGTCGATGCAGCAACTATCGGCGAGGTGAGACGAGGGTGGGTGACTGCAACGAGGCGCGGCGAAGAGGCGAGCGGCAGCCATGGCAGGTAGGGGAGACGTGCAGAGCAGGGGGAATCCATTGGAGGGGAAGAGCAGGGCGTGGGGGCAAAATGGTCTTTTTGCCACCTTTCGGTAAATTCGTCTAGCTCTCTAGCATTTTCTCAAGATTTTTTGGGATGAAGATGACTTGTCTGACAGGATAATATGATCATGACACGTGGCATTGTATAATGGGGTTGATGTGTTTTCTTATTGCAAATGAGAGTAAAACTAATAAACACACACTGAACTTTaaagttataattatttattcactgaactttaaattgtaattgattatttattgaaatttactCAATGTTAATCATCTATCACTCGTTATAATTCCTTCAACTATTACAAACGAAAAATACTAACGAAATCTGACATGACTAACAGAATCTGATGtggcaaaaattaatttaacatacactcattgaactttaaaaatgtaactacttACTCACTGAATTTTACTCAACGTCAACTATCTATCGCCCCATCACATCATCGTCtgatcttgaaacatattaaaaaaaatttgtatgcATTCAAGATCACTTACTTTTCAAACTAAAAgttaaaaactaaactaataattcaaattaaaaaaactactaatgcaaaaaaaatgtaaaagattGTTGGTTTTGGGGatagaagaaatataatttttgtaaccAATTTTTAGCTCTTGGTCTcattattaaatacattttttgtgaatttcgtTGTTCATAATGgaggtaaaaaaatttaagtaaatatatatatttttttacttttagtttGCATAAgtaacttttttaatttgaataattagtttagtttttggaTTTTAGTTTGAGAAATAAGTGAtctcaaatgcatacaaaaatcttttaaaatgtttcaagatCAGACAGTAATGTAACGGGATAATGGATGGTTGACGTTGAGTAAAGTTTAGTAAATaagtagttatatttttaaatttcaatgagtgtatgttaaattaatttttgtcacgTTAGATTCTGTTAGTCACGTTAGATTCTGTTAGTTGACGGAGTAATAATAAGTGATGGATGATTAATGTTGAGTAAAATTAGTAAGtaactaattataatttaaagtttaataagtaaataattataattttaaaattcattaagtgattattaattttacccttCAAATAGTGATgcttaatttctaaatttgaaatagTTTAAACTTCCATGGAAATAGGCTTTAGCCTCTCTAAAGTGGGATTTGGCAGGGTGTGTTTGGGGAGGCGGCATCAGGTCGTAGAAAAGCTTATCTATTCTACCAAATCTATAAAAGTTGAAAATAAGTCCACTAGCTGCCAAACGAAACCTTAGACTTTTGTGTGTATCAAAGTCCCCATCAATGCGTTGGGGGAACACATAGCGGCTGCACCCATAAGCCTATGATTTAGAACACTTTCTTTAATGCTATTAGGTAAGAGTTTGGCTTTtcgaattataattttaatattattatgatttatCTCATGTGTAAaagttttataattattttaaatttaacgcTATTATTAgtagaaatatttttaagtaaaaaaaaattcaagtaaaaagtctttaaattctaaaaaaaatttactcgATGATAATTTAGAATGAActtttttagtgtattttttttaaagacgTCATCTAATtattgtatataattatataattttttcttatttatttgtttagagaattttttttaattgtttgtttagttttttgttGTGATACTCGGGATATACCCTAGCGTTAAAATGTAgatgtttttgtaatttttcatttaatggaatcattatttataaaaaagcaaaaaggatgattttagcaaaaaattaattgcttttataaaaaaaaatggaaaaatgaatACTTCTACCAATTGATTGGAATTTTTCAAGTTAAAATATGAGGGTGATTTGACAACATAAGGTTGGCCTCTGTTGTTAATTGGGCACTAAGTTGATGCATCCAATCCAAAACCTATTCTTCTCCACTTAAATTGTTAGGTGGATTTTGACATTTAACCACCCACTTTcctagaaaaaaatatataatatttagagATATTTATACATTGatagttttaagttttgttcGTGTCCTTTTCAAGTATTTTTTAGGCGAATAATCGAGTATTAACATTACAAAGTTAGCATTCATATCAAAAGTCTTCGGGTGTTTAGGGATGTTGAAGTGCGGCCTTTTGAAGGCTTCCTTTGacatatgtatattattatacttttagaaacattttttatttgtttgttttcattcttatttctttgtttGGTTCTTTTGTTGTAAGATTCAGAATATGGCTTAACTTTAAACCGTAGatattttgtgttttgtttcaatgaaattcttatttacaaaaagaaaaaaaatcttaaaagttGGATTGTAATTAGAGTTTAAACTTTTCGAGATGAATTAGGAATCTGCCCATTCCTTGTTGACTCTGCTTCTTAATTTTGTGCTTATTAGGTCTTGGAAAAGGATGGCTTTGGCTTCATTGACTCCAATGTCTTCTTGCCCTCTGATTATGGCAATGTGGTACCTGTAATTGATGGTAACTGTTCACAAGTCCAATTCAGTTtcagattttaatttttgtttcctgactttgtttttaatttaaatacaaaaacttTACATGTTATTTCACAACTTCGTTCCTCCTCTTCCCCTCCATGGAAGTAACTAAAATCATTGAGTTTGAGTCCGAGAAGAGCAAGATATTGGTGGGGAGGAGAggtagaggaaaaaaaaaaaaaaaaacgaagagTGTGTTTAattgcacacatttatcatagaaaataa contains the following coding sequences:
- the LOC127813175 gene encoding probable sugar phosphate/phosphate translocator At5g25400, producing the protein MGKGGALSNGVIKKILLSYTYVAIWIFLSFTVIVYNKYILDRKLYNWPFPISLTMIHMTFCSTLAVLCVRVFKLVEPVSMSRDLYLSSVLPIGALYSLSLWLSNSAYIYLSVSFIQMLKALMPVAVYTIGITFKKENFKTDTMANMISISIGVAIAAYGEAKFDSWGVMLQLGAVAFEATRLVMIQILLTSKGITLNPITSLYYVAPCCLVFLFVPWIFVEFPVLKESSSFHFDFVIFGTNSLCAFALNLAVFLLVGKTSALTMNVAGVVKDWLLIAFSWSVIKDTVTPVNLFGYGLAFLGVAYYNHSKLQALKAKEAQKKAQQADDESGRLLEEREGGDGAGKKSDSQA
- the LOC127813174 gene encoding pentatricopeptide repeat-containing protein At4g21065-like produces the protein MQLSSPKSKLLRAVSPLLCRQCHQSTATVSKRAAEQNCLALLQSCDSLARLIQLQASILKSGLHGNLLVLTKFASTSSDLDAIDYASRFLFASESDTLLYDAFFFNTVIRAYARTGHAKDSAIFYYKLMLGNGVWPNKFTYPFVLKACAGLGSLKLGEQVHGSVGKIGFDTDVHVLNTMVHMYCCCEGGVGFARKLFDEMPKSDSVSWSAMIGGYARLGMSGDAVGLFRRMQISGGRPDEITMVSVLSACTDLGALELGKWLESYIDKEKVPKSVELCNALIDMFAKCGDVDKALRLFRDMGERTIVSWTSVIVGMAMHGRGLESVSLFEEMKEAGTAPDDVTFIALLSACSHSGLVEQGWQYFNSMTKDFAILPKMEHYGCMVDLLSRSGLVKEALDFVKKMPIEPNPVIWRTLVAACRAHGELNLGESITKQLIRNEPMHESNYVLLSNIYAKMYHWEKKTKVREAMDKKGMRKIPGSTMIELNSEIYEFVAGDKAHNQYKEIYNMVDEMGREMKRAGYLPTTSEVLLDIDEEDKEDTLNLHSEKLAIAFALLKTPPGTSIRIVKNLRVCVDCHSATKFISKIYDREIVVRDRNRFHHFRDGICSCNDFW